The genome window GGCCGGCCTTCTCCCCCCTGCTTCCCCCCCACCGTCACCTTCCCCACGATCTCCCGGATCAGCCCGCACAGAAACCCGGCCTCCTCCACCCCTTCCCCGAGGGAGAAAAGCGTCGCGGCCTCTCCCTCCGCAGCGTCCTGCCGGTGGGAGACCACCGGCGAGTACGGCGGGGAAAAATCCTCCCCCCCGGGAAACACGTGCCCGAAGAGGCCGTTCACGGCCGCGACGAGGTCCGGCCGGCTCCGGAAATTCCGCACGAGAGTGATCGTCCCCCCTCCGGCGGCAACGAGCTCCTCCCGGAACCTGTGGTACACCTGGACATCCGCGCGCCGGAATCCGTAGATGGACTGTTTCGGGTCGCCGACGACGAACAGGCGGCCGGGGGTGCCGTCCGCCGCCAGCGCATGGAGGATATCGGCCTGGAGAGGATCGGTGTCCTGGAACTCGTCCACCAGGATGTGCAGGAACCGCCCCGAAACCCGTTCCGCGACCATCCGGTCCCCGCAAAGCAGCTTTTTCGCGCGCAGCAACAGGTCCATGAAATCGAGGCCGCTTCCCTTCGCCTTCTCGTAGAAGCGCGCGGCGGCACGCGCCCTGTCGACGAGGAAACGGGCGGCGACGTCGCCCGGAGGGACCTCCGCGAGTTCCCGCCAGAACGTCTTCAGCCTGTCCCGGGCCTCCTTGGGCGTAAGGCCCGGCGGTCTCGGGAACATCTTCGCGCTTCTCAGGCGGTCGGCCCGGAATTCGAACGCGGCGGACCCTTCCGGCGCGATTCCGGCAGCGGCGTCGAGATCCCCCCCCGTGACCGCCTCCCAGCCGCGGTCGAGGACCGCAAGCGCCGACGCGAGGACCGGCGCCATCTCGTGGGTGCGGTCGGCGATTCCCCCGACGAACGCACGGAACCAATCGACCGTCCCCCGATACTCCTCCCGCAGGTACCCCAGGAAATCGGCCGGCGATCCGAAGTCGTGCGCCTCCCCCTCGAGAAGATCCCGGTGGAACAGGCAAAGTCGCCGGATCATTCCGAACGCCGCTTCCCGGTCGGACGACCGGGAGATCGCGCGCTCCCACCGCGGGTCCGTCTCCTCCCGCCCGAACTCGGAGCGGAGGAAGTTCCGGAACGCGGCGTCCCAGGCATCCGCGGCTCCCCCCTCGGGGAGGACCTCGAAACGGGGGTCGACGCCGGCCTCCGCGGGAAACGAGAGCAGGATCCGCCGGCAGAAGGAATGGAACGTCGTGACGGAGAGCCTCCCCACGCCGTCGGCCATCTCCTCGGCCCGGGCGCGAAGGTCCTCCACCGAGGGGAAGGCGCCGTCCGGGATCTCGACCAGGGAGTTCCACTTCCCGACCTTCTCCCTCGCCTCCTCGAGGGACTCCGCCGACCGGGACGCGGACAGCAGGATCTCCCAACCCTCCACGACCCGCGATTTCATCTCGGCCGCGGCCTTGTCCGTGAACGTAAGAAGAAGGACGTCGTCCGGCCCGAGGTTTTTCTTCTCGAGACACAGGTTGGTGACCCGGGCGATGAGGGTGGCGGTCTTCCCCGTTCCCGCGGAGGCATCGACCGCGAAATCCCGGGAAAAATCGGTGACGGCCGTGCGCCGGTCGCGTTCCACCGTTTAGCCCTCCCTCACCGGGCGCAAGCCCGCCACCGCATGGAAGGCCGGGTCTTCGAGGACCCGCCGGATCAACGCCTCCGTCTCGGCTTCCGTCCCCTCGAAGGCGGGCGAAACGCGGCAATGGTCCCGGTACGGGCAGCCCCGGCAATACCTCGGCGGGAGGTCGCCCGCGAAGCGGAACCGGTGGTGGGGAAAGGGCGGGAAATATCCCGCGGAGACAAGCGAAAGCCATGCGGCGAGCGAGGCGGACCATTCCCCCCGGATCTCCTCCCATCGCCCTCCCTCCACCGTGACGGACCGGATCTCCCCCTTGAGGAAGAGGAGGGACGCGCGCACGGCGGGGGAAAGGGTGCGGGCGAACAGGAGGTACACCGGGATCTGGTGGGAAAGGCCGTTCCGGATCAGGGAGAGCGGGGGCCTCTCGTTCTTCCCGTCGCGGTATTTGTAGTCGATGATCTCGACCTCCCCCGACGGTCCCCGGTCCACCCGGTCCACGCGACCCGCGAACGCCGGCAGCCCCCCTTCCGCCTTCACCCCGAAGCGTTCCTCCACGGCCTCGACCCGGTACGCTCCGGGGAGCTTCGCCCGGGCGGACTCCCACGCGAGGAACGCATCCACGGCCGACTCGATCTCCCTGCGCTGGAGCTGGAAAAGGCCGGGAAGCCCCACGGGATTCTCCCGGGAAAACCGGGCGAACACCTCGCCGGCCGACCGGCGCGGGTCTCCCCACCCTTTCCCTTCCGCGGCGTCTTTGCCGATCTTCCGGAGGATGTCGTGCACGAGCACCCCCATCTCCGCGGGCGAAAGGACCAGGGTCTCCTCGGGCTCCTCGGCCGGGGCAAGGCCGAGCAGCCGGTGCAGGAAATACCGGTAGGGGCACATCGCCAGCTCTTCCAGCGCGGAGGAACTGTGGACGGCGGGAGAGGGGATGGCCGTCCACGGACCCGGAAAGAGCGACCGTCCCTCCCCCCTCGCTCTCCACTCCGAGAGGATCCCCGCCACGCGGACCCAGGAGATCTCCCGGTCCCCCGGGTCCGGAAAAACGCCGTCGCGCCAGCCCCTAAGGGCCGCTTCCCTCGCGCTCACGGGTCCCGGGCCGGAAAGCGCCGCGAACGGTTTCCGGGAGAGGGAGAGGATCGATGCGCCGGACGCCTCGCCCCACTTCTCCGAGTAGACCCCCGGCCCCGCGAACTGGGAGAGGAGATGGAGGAGATACCGGGACGGCCTCCGGGCCGTCCCTTCCGCGTCGGCCCGGAGGACGCCGAAGGCGACCTCCTCCCTCGCCGACGCCGCCGGAAGGGAGAAGAGCAGCCTCTCCTCGGCGGCGTTGCGGCGCCGAAGCGCGAGGGCGTCGGGCATCCCCCGCTGGCGGGAGATCCGGTTGATCTCCTCCCGATCGACGTCGGGAAGGAGAGGATCCTCCTCGATCTGGGCGGGCACCGCCTCCTCGTTGACGGAGAGGAACAGGATCCGGTCGGCCGTCGCCCCGCGCAGGGAGAAGATGTCCCCCGCGACCACCGCCCCCGGAACGCGCATCCCCCCCCTCTCGCCCACGAAAAGGCGCTGGTCGGCAAGAAGCCCGCGCAGCCAGGCGAGGGCGGTCTCCGTGCCCGGCCACGGGACCTCCCGGTCCGGGATCAGCGCAACGTCCTCCAGCAGGGAAAGAAGGGCCGCCATGGCGCGGCGGTCCCGGTCTCCTTCCGCGTCGTCCCCGCCCCCGATCCGGAAATCCCGGATCAGGAGGGAGACAAGGGCCGCGGAGAGCCCGGCGTAGCTGCGCGCCTCGCGGACCGGCCGCAGCGCCTCCCGGAGGAGGCGAACCTCTTCCCCAAGGAGCCGGAGCTGGAGCCGCCGTTCCTCCCGTTCTTCCCGTTCCTCGTCGGTCTCCTCCCCGTCCCCCCGGAGGCGCAGGCGGGCGAGGCGCGTCTCCCAGTCGGAGCCGGAGACCACCAGGAGCTCCCTCGTCCACACGTCCCAGAGGTCGGGGCGCGGCGCGGGGCCCGGGCCTCTTTCCTCCCTCCGCCGGTAGGGCGAGGAAAGTATGTCGATCACCTTCCTCCGCGGAAAATCCTCCTCGGCCGCCTCGATCATCTGGATCAGGACGCGCACGGGGGGGACGGACGAAAGCGGCACGCTTGCCCTTCCCGCGGCCCGGATCCCGTATTCGGCGGCCACCCTCTCCCAGGCGGGGACCAGGCCTTCCGCGAACTTCCGGGAGACGAGGAGAACGTCCTCTCCGGGATATGCGTCCCGCCACTCCCGCACCTGTCTCGCGGCGAGGCGCAACTCGCCGCTTTCGTGGGGGGCGGACAGGACGGAAAACGGGACCGCTCCGGTGGCGGCCGGCGGAGGCGGGGAGAAGAGCCGTTCGCGGACCGCGTCCACGGCGGGAGAGACGGGATCCCCCAGGTACTCGACATTCCTCTCAAAGGCCGCACACAGCCGTTCCCACGCAAGCGCCGCATAGGCGAAGGCGGGGGAAAGGGAACCGTCCTCCCGGAAGATCCCGGGGAAGTACACCTCGTCGAGGATGCCGCTCGCGAGAAGCGCGTCGACGAGCGTCCACTGCAGGCGGGTGAAGTCGTAGAAGCCGTAAAGAATCGCGCGGAACGGATAGCCGGGCTGCTCGAACCCCGCGACGGCCTGCTGGAAGATCTTCCGGCGGGACATTCCTCCCGCGGCCGCGATCTTCCTCTCGACGGCGAGAAAGAGGCGTCGCCACTCGGCCCATCGGTTCGCCTTCGGGTTCCCCCCCGCGCGCGCCCTCGCTTCCGCCTCCCGAAGGGTCTCTTCCCCCACCCACCCTTCCTCGAAGTCCGACATCGTGCGGGAGAGGGCAAGGACGAAACCCGGCGTCGTGGAGATCGCCGCGAAGTCCCCCTTCCCGGTTGCGTACACCTCCCGGACCGCGGCGAGCATCGCCGCGGACGCCTGCGCGGGGGGAAGCTCGCGGGGAAAGATCCCCCGGTGCTTGAGCAGCCGCACGACGAAATCGTAGAGCGTCACGATCGAGGAACCCGCCGCAACCCCCTCCCCCCTCGCCGCCAGGCGGCGCAGGAGATGCTCCCGAAGCTCGTTGGAAGGGACGAGGAGCACGTCCTCCCGCCCGCGGGCGCGTCCGAACGACTCCGGGAGACGGGAAAGGAGCCTTTCTTCCAGAGCGGGAAAGGGACCGGCAAACAGGCGGGAAATATCGTTTTTACGCTTCCCCATGGTCCTCCCCATTGTAATCGTTCCCGGGCAGTCGGAAAATGGGAACGAAACCGCGGAGGAGGCAAAGAAGATAAAACCGCCGACAAAAGGGGAGACGAGGGGCCGGTTCGCGGGATCCGCGAAACGGTACCGGACGAGTCCCGAGCACGTCGACTCCGAAGACCGGGAAATCCTCCGGTCCCTTCTCGCTCTCGACCCCTCCCACCTTCTTCTCGACATCGCCACCGGCGGAGGGCACACCGCAGCGGCGTTTTCGACGGGCGTGCGGAAGGTCGTCGCCTCCGACCTCACGCCGGAAATGATCGGGGAGGCGAGAATCACGGCCGCCGAGCGGGGGTGCCGCAACATGGCATTCGTCGTGGCCGACGCGGAGAGCCTCCCCTTCGCCACGGGGACGTTCGACCGGGTCACCTGCCGCATCGCGCCGCACCATTTCCCGGATCTTTCGGCCGCCGTCGGCGAGATGCTGCGCGTCACCAAGCCCGGAGGGCTGGCCGGGATCATCGACAGCGTCGTGCCCGACGACCCGGCGCTCGACGCCTTCCTCAACGGGGTCGAGAAGGTGCGCGACCCTACGCACGTGCGAAGCTACCGGATCGAGGAGTGGAACATCGTCCTCGAGCAG of Candidatus Deferrimicrobiaceae bacterium contains these proteins:
- a CDS encoding UvrD-helicase domain-containing protein — its product is MERDRRTAVTDFSRDFAVDASAGTGKTATLIARVTNLCLEKKNLGPDDVLLLTFTDKAAAEMKSRVVEGWEILLSASRSAESLEEAREKVGKWNSLVEIPDGAFPSVEDLRARAEEMADGVGRLSVTTFHSFCRRILLSFPAEAGVDPRFEVLPEGGAADAWDAAFRNFLRSEFGREETDPRWERAISRSSDREAAFGMIRRLCLFHRDLLEGEAHDFGSPADFLGYLREEYRGTVDWFRAFVGGIADRTHEMAPVLASALAVLDRGWEAVTGGDLDAAAGIAPEGSAAFEFRADRLRSAKMFPRPPGLTPKEARDRLKTFWRELAEVPPGDVAARFLVDRARAAARFYEKAKGSGLDFMDLLLRAKKLLCGDRMVAERVSGRFLHILVDEFQDTDPLQADILHALAADGTPGRLFVVGDPKQSIYGFRRADVQVYHRFREELVAAGGGTITLVRNFRSRPDLVAAVNGLFGHVFPGGEDFSPPYSPVVSHRQDAAEGEAATLFSLGEGVEEAGFLCGLIREIVGKVTVGGKQGGEGRPAEHRDIAVLYRADTAGKVLASYRDAFARAGIPHLVPSRKGFFARQEVQDLRMVLSAVDTPADASARYAALKTIFFGLSDAEILPLYAKGEEAASPRAADALSLLARLSARRGRSSLSELLAELYRESGVEFVAARLSEGERILQNLAKAAEIAFAFEWGGGGSVKAFLEEIRRKTEEERPENEFPVFEEGEDAVRISTIHLSKGLEFPVVILANLSRGGRKPPEGLRVDRVRGLSAVIFPGFRTYSAFRRVPFGGGSVTFEEWEAAKQDAEERRLLYVAATRARDRLFLVEGAKGRGSELDDSLRAALTAAADGVPGACGVTGLSGVRRVFGGGGTVLRVDVREPLPVPASPPPAPPDLSFVEGWSPPPLSPSPPPAPDLTLREFHERAAAMRFGEKVHRALEAAPP
- a CDS encoding PD-(D/E)XK nuclease family protein, translating into MGKRKNDISRLFAGPFPALEERLLSRLPESFGRARGREDVLLVPSNELREHLLRRLAARGEGVAAGSSIVTLYDFVVRLLKHRGIFPRELPPAQASAAMLAAVREVYATGKGDFAAISTTPGFVLALSRTMSDFEEGWVGEETLREAEARARAGGNPKANRWAEWRRLFLAVERKIAAAGGMSRRKIFQQAVAGFEQPGYPFRAILYGFYDFTRLQWTLVDALLASGILDEVYFPGIFREDGSLSPAFAYAALAWERLCAAFERNVEYLGDPVSPAVDAVRERLFSPPPPAATGAVPFSVLSAPHESGELRLAARQVREWRDAYPGEDVLLVSRKFAEGLVPAWERVAAEYGIRAAGRASVPLSSVPPVRVLIQMIEAAEEDFPRRKVIDILSSPYRRREERGPGPAPRPDLWDVWTRELLVVSGSDWETRLARLRLRGDGEETDEEREEREERRLQLRLLGEEVRLLREALRPVREARSYAGLSAALVSLLIRDFRIGGGDDAEGDRDRRAMAALLSLLEDVALIPDREVPWPGTETALAWLRGLLADQRLFVGERGGMRVPGAVVAGDIFSLRGATADRILFLSVNEEAVPAQIEEDPLLPDVDREEINRISRQRGMPDALALRRRNAAEERLLFSLPAASAREEVAFGVLRADAEGTARRPSRYLLHLLSQFAGPGVYSEKWGEASGASILSLSRKPFAALSGPGPVSAREAALRGWRDGVFPDPGDREISWVRVAGILSEWRARGEGRSLFPGPWTAIPSPAVHSSSALEELAMCPYRYFLHRLLGLAPAEEPEETLVLSPAEMGVLVHDILRKIGKDAAEGKGWGDPRRSAGEVFARFSRENPVGLPGLFQLQRREIESAVDAFLAWESARAKLPGAYRVEAVEERFGVKAEGGLPAFAGRVDRVDRGPSGEVEIIDYKYRDGKNERPPLSLIRNGLSHQIPVYLLFARTLSPAVRASLLFLKGEIRSVTVEGGRWEEIRGEWSASLAAWLSLVSAGYFPPFPHHRFRFAGDLPPRYCRGCPYRDHCRVSPAFEGTEAETEALIRRVLEDPAFHAVAGLRPVREG
- a CDS encoding class I SAM-dependent methyltransferase — protein: MVLPIVIVPGQSENGNETAEEAKKIKPPTKGETRGRFAGSAKRYRTSPEHVDSEDREILRSLLALDPSHLLLDIATGGGHTAAAFSTGVRKVVASDLTPEMIGEARITAAERGCRNMAFVVADAESLPFATGTFDRVTCRIAPHHFPDLSAAVGEMLRVTKPGGLAGIIDSVVPDDPALDAFLNGVEKVRDPTHVRSYRIEEWNIVLEQAGLFLLHVSRAWKQHPFDEWVARAGQPPDVQREVESMFLTAFPRAREYFRVRIENGRVLSYSDEKGIFV